In a single window of the Prochlorococcus marinus str. AS9601 genome:
- a CDS encoding kinase, with protein sequence MKDLDFNFPLDKFEKLIIDIGWESLDDWFNFWNNKRNILSIDQYWNNKVNEDWIWGLALPLLSQAYRFHNDFSTRKIIGISALPGTGKTTLGNWLEAISLNLNFKIAVISIDDFYLPSDEMKLAINNNPWNVSRGFPGSHSVKLMYEKLLYWKINGELNVPVFDKSLRNGLGDRSHWRFDNPDLVILEGWFLGIEPCSIDVKDQHIQSAVLSPNESSYTLKIQNKLNEYLDVWSLIDNIWHLKPLKIEYMNMWKTNQEKEMFLQKGNSLKDEKLSNFLRMLNVSIPHNSFDFIKSYALLLIDQERNLVEVGLNL encoded by the coding sequence ATGAAAGATTTAGATTTTAATTTTCCTCTTGATAAATTTGAAAAATTAATTATTGATATTGGTTGGGAATCCTTGGATGATTGGTTCAATTTTTGGAATAACAAAAGAAATATTCTTTCAATTGATCAATATTGGAACAATAAAGTAAATGAGGACTGGATTTGGGGTTTAGCTTTACCTCTTTTATCTCAAGCTTATAGATTTCATAATGATTTTTCTACTAGAAAAATTATTGGGATCTCAGCTCTTCCAGGTACAGGCAAAACAACTTTAGGTAACTGGCTTGAAGCAATATCCTTAAATTTAAATTTCAAAATTGCTGTTATATCAATAGACGATTTTTATCTTCCATCAGATGAAATGAAATTAGCTATTAATAATAACCCTTGGAATGTATCGAGAGGTTTCCCTGGTAGTCACTCAGTAAAATTAATGTATGAAAAATTATTATATTGGAAAATTAATGGAGAGTTAAATGTTCCTGTTTTTGATAAGTCACTGAGGAATGGATTAGGAGATAGATCTCATTGGAGATTTGATAATCCTGATTTAGTAATTCTCGAGGGATGGTTTTTAGGAATAGAACCTTGCTCAATTGATGTTAAAGATCAACATATACAATCAGCAGTGTTGAGTCCAAATGAATCTTCATATACATTAAAGATTCAAAATAAGTTAAATGAATATTTAGATGTTTGGAGTTTAATAGACAATATCTGGCATTTAAAGCCCTTGAAGATTGAATATATGAATATGTGGAAGACAAATCAGGAAAAAGAAATGTTTTTACAGAAAGGCAACTCCCTTAAAGATGAAAAATTATCTAATTTCTTGAGAATGCTTAATGTCTCTATCCCTCATAATAGTTTTGATTTCATAAAATCTTACGCGCTTTTATTAATTGATCAAGAAAGAAATTTAGTTGAGGTTGGATTAAATTTGTAG
- a CDS encoding DUF1830 domain-containing protein encodes MVEFSYKNEGCRMVVLRCVGPSNFFLERVLFPTDILTFMAPNDSRVEIWGNELYGPKLEERIRISADNEDSTLVA; translated from the coding sequence ATGGTTGAGTTTTCTTATAAAAATGAAGGCTGCAGAATGGTTGTTTTGCGATGTGTTGGCCCATCAAATTTTTTTTTAGAGAGAGTTTTATTTCCCACTGATATACTTACTTTTATGGCGCCAAATGACTCAAGAGTGGAAATATGGGGAAATGAATTATATGGTCCAAAGTTAGAAGAGAGAATAAGAATTTCCGCTGATAACGAAGATTCTACTTTAGTTGCCTAG
- a CDS encoding undecaprenyl-diphosphate phosphatase, with translation MEYLKFFLYGLIQGFTEFIPVSSTAHLKVISLFLGIDDPGASLSATIQLGSVLAIAWYFKNDIFNFRSQSSKKLIAYLLHKRLLRSILIGTIPIVLLGGSIKLFVPYFFDNVLRSNLSIALVSFLMAFFMYLADSSRRGSINIKNHNYSNSFLIGFFQAFAIFPGVSRSGITISSALISGWERGDAAKFSFLLGIPAISLAAIVEFISSFNDFFALGFFPLFVGLITTFVSSLLAIDFLLKYFSSNGLKIFIIYRVIFGIVILLNL, from the coding sequence TTGGAATATCTTAAATTTTTTTTATATGGCTTGATCCAAGGTTTCACTGAATTTATTCCTGTTAGTAGCACCGCTCATTTAAAAGTTATATCTCTTTTTTTAGGTATTGATGATCCTGGCGCATCTTTGTCAGCTACTATTCAACTTGGAAGTGTTTTAGCCATAGCTTGGTATTTTAAAAATGATATTTTTAATTTTAGAAGTCAATCTTCAAAAAAACTTATTGCATATCTCTTACATAAAAGATTATTACGGTCAATTTTGATTGGCACTATCCCAATTGTTTTGCTTGGTGGGAGTATAAAATTATTTGTCCCTTATTTTTTTGATAACGTTCTTCGTTCAAATTTATCAATAGCATTGGTCTCATTTCTAATGGCTTTTTTTATGTACTTGGCCGATAGTTCGAGAAGAGGTTCTATTAATATTAAAAACCATAATTATTCAAATAGCTTTTTGATAGGTTTCTTTCAAGCATTTGCAATTTTTCCTGGTGTTTCAAGATCGGGGATCACTATTTCTAGTGCTTTAATATCAGGATGGGAGAGAGGCGATGCTGCAAAATTTTCTTTTCTTTTAGGGATCCCAGCTATTTCTCTTGCTGCGATTGTTGAGTTTATTTCTTCTTTTAATGATTTTTTTGCATTAGGTTTTTTCCCTCTTTTTGTTGGACTTATTACCACATTTGTGTCCTCTTTATTAGCAATAGATTTCTTATTAAAGTATTTTTCATCAAATGGGTTGAAAATATTTATTATCTATCGAGTAATTTTTGGTATAGTAATCCTTTTGAATTTATAA
- the msrA gene encoding peptide-methionine (S)-S-oxide reductase MsrA produces MFKFLKNIMNNEEVNLTNDAYSLHRILKTDIKKDPNLEEDEIIFGCGCFWGAEKCFWKLPGVITTSVGYAGGEKNNPTYYEVCSGLTGHSEVVRVIWDKRQIDLSDLLKMFWECHDPTQKNRQGNDMGTQYRSAIYYKNENNIPIILASKEQYQTELSKKNFGLIETEIKMIDSYFYAEQYHQQYLASAGSRQYCSASPTKVKLGVFSGSNYKLEDHIWENFNWEVDKCVLRSDNNPIKNNI; encoded by the coding sequence ATGTTTAAATTCTTGAAAAACATCATGAATAATGAGGAGGTAAATTTAACTAATGATGCTTATTCATTACATAGAATATTAAAAACAGATATCAAAAAAGATCCTAACTTAGAAGAAGATGAAATAATTTTTGGATGTGGTTGTTTCTGGGGTGCTGAAAAATGTTTTTGGAAACTTCCTGGAGTTATCACAACTTCTGTAGGTTATGCTGGAGGAGAAAAAAACAATCCAACTTATTATGAAGTATGTTCCGGCTTAACTGGTCATTCAGAAGTTGTAAGAGTTATATGGGATAAAAGGCAAATTGATTTAAGTGACTTATTAAAAATGTTTTGGGAATGTCATGACCCTACTCAAAAAAACAGACAAGGTAATGATATGGGAACACAATATAGATCAGCAATATATTACAAAAATGAAAATAATATTCCAATCATATTAGCCAGTAAGGAACAATATCAAACGGAACTAAGCAAAAAGAATTTTGGTTTAATTGAAACGGAAATAAAAATGATTGATTCATATTTTTATGCTGAACAGTACCATCAACAATATCTTGCATCAGCTGGAAGCAGGCAGTATTGTTCCGCTTCACCTACAAAAGTTAAGTTAGGAGTTTTTTCTGGAAGCAACTATAAATTAGAGGATCATATATGGGAAAACTTTAATTGGGAAGTTGACAAGTGTGTATTGAGATCTGATAACAATCCCATAAAGAATAACATTTAA
- a CDS encoding ABC transporter ATP-binding protein: protein MKNLKIKVITKYLRPYKKEFLYGALALLIVNILSVVIPLEVKNIIDQLQNGFSSDFVISKSLWLIFLATCMGLIRLLSRQIVFGIGRKVEVNLRQKLFDHLLIQDPEWIQKKGSGDIISRATSDVENIRRLLGFTVLSLCNIVLAYSFTIPSMFSINKTLTISALMIFPLILGIVSLFGGRMVNQRKAQQESLSKLSDLIQEDLSGISAIKIYAQENAEKKEFSIYNNDYRNSAIKLARTASTLFPLLQGISSISLLILLSLGTFQLESGFISIGGLVALILYVERLVFPTALLGFTLNTFQLGQVSLDRVEEIFQNNPNIVDREETKFLKRKIKGLLEAKNLTIKYPGSKFNSLNSLNFKIYPGELIAIVGPVGCGKTTLAKSLGRTIEIPDNQLFLDEIDVKTLKLSDLRKNISIVPQEAFLFTSTISENLSFGEPKASKYLVKESATKAGLIDDINSFPQRFKTIVGERGITLSGGQRQRTALGRSLLVDSPIVVLDDALASVDNKTAARIIDEMSNRSNKTIIMISHQLSVAATCDRVLVMDKGEIIQEGTHKDLVKVNGLYKQLWDRELATRIVKS, encoded by the coding sequence ATGAAAAATTTAAAGATAAAAGTTATAACTAAATACCTAAGACCTTACAAAAAAGAATTCTTATATGGAGCTTTAGCTCTCTTAATCGTAAATATACTAAGTGTTGTTATACCCTTAGAAGTAAAAAATATAATTGACCAATTACAAAATGGGTTCTCTTCGGATTTTGTTATTTCTAAATCTTTATGGTTAATATTTTTAGCAACTTGTATGGGTTTAATAAGATTATTATCTAGACAGATTGTCTTCGGAATAGGTAGAAAAGTAGAAGTAAATCTTCGACAAAAACTATTTGACCATTTACTTATTCAAGATCCTGAATGGATACAAAAAAAAGGTAGTGGAGACATTATTAGTAGAGCTACAAGTGATGTAGAAAACATAAGAAGACTTTTGGGGTTTACAGTTTTAAGCTTGTGCAACATTGTCTTAGCTTATTCATTCACTATTCCTTCAATGTTTTCGATTAATAAAACATTAACAATATCAGCTTTAATGATTTTCCCATTAATCCTTGGAATTGTAAGTCTATTTGGCGGCAGAATGGTTAATCAAAGAAAAGCTCAACAAGAATCATTATCAAAACTTAGTGATCTAATACAAGAAGACTTATCTGGCATAAGCGCCATTAAAATTTATGCCCAAGAGAATGCAGAGAAAAAAGAATTTAGCATATATAATAATGACTATCGAAATTCAGCGATCAAACTTGCAAGAACAGCGAGTACCCTATTCCCCTTATTACAAGGGATTTCCTCAATTTCTTTATTAATTTTATTATCATTAGGAACTTTTCAATTAGAGAGTGGATTTATCTCTATAGGTGGTTTAGTAGCTTTAATTCTTTACGTAGAAAGACTTGTCTTCCCAACTGCATTATTAGGTTTTACCTTAAATACTTTTCAACTTGGTCAAGTAAGTTTAGATCGTGTTGAAGAAATCTTTCAGAATAACCCAAATATTGTAGATAGAGAAGAAACTAAATTTTTAAAAAGAAAGATTAAAGGATTATTAGAAGCAAAAAATTTAACGATAAAGTATCCAGGATCAAAATTTAATTCATTAAATAGTCTCAATTTTAAAATTTATCCTGGAGAACTTATTGCAATAGTTGGCCCAGTAGGCTGTGGAAAGACAACACTAGCAAAGTCACTAGGACGGACTATTGAAATACCAGACAATCAATTATTTTTAGATGAAATTGATGTAAAAACTTTAAAATTAAGCGATCTTAGAAAAAATATTTCAATCGTTCCTCAAGAAGCATTCTTATTCACTTCTACAATCTCAGAAAACCTAAGTTTTGGAGAACCCAAAGCTTCTAAATATTTAGTTAAAGAAAGTGCAACAAAAGCTGGATTAATTGATGATATCAATAGTTTTCCACAAAGGTTTAAAACTATTGTTGGTGAAAGAGGTATTACATTAAGTGGTGGACAAAGGCAAAGAACTGCACTAGGAAGATCACTACTTGTTGATTCTCCTATTGTTGTTCTTGATGATGCTTTAGCGAGCGTAGATAATAAAACTGCAGCAAGAATAATAGATGAAATGAGTAATAGAAGTAATAAAACAATCATAATGATTAGTCACCAACTTTCTGTTGCAGCTACCTGTGATAGGGTTTTAGTGATGGATAAAGGAGAAATAATACAAGAAGGGACTCATAAAGATTTAGTAAAAGTAAATGGACTATATAAACAACTTTGGGATAGAGAACTAGCCACCAGAATTGTTAAGAGCTAA
- a CDS encoding DUF3288 family protein, with protein MGNDQTHPLHETDKNIIDSLITQETPDDLDFINLARLINRYTNFPGEIEIKNDIEKILNFWKITKDELFSKTKIIWSKNFRPSNTNKDLVGSGFDTSN; from the coding sequence ATGGGTAACGATCAAACTCATCCATTACATGAAACCGATAAAAACATTATAGATTCCCTTATAACTCAAGAAACACCAGATGATCTCGACTTTATAAATTTAGCTAGATTAATAAATCGTTATACCAATTTCCCAGGAGAAATTGAAATTAAAAACGATATTGAAAAAATTTTAAATTTTTGGAAGATCACTAAAGATGAACTTTTTTCAAAAACAAAAATTATTTGGTCAAAAAACTTCAGGCCTTCTAATACAAATAAAGATTTAGTTGGCTCAGGTTTTGATACCTCAAATTGA
- the trpD gene encoding anthranilate phosphoribosyltransferase: MSSNLSNSQILNNLLEGRNLDELTSRSLMQRWLNDEISDVETGAFLSALRAKSSTGVELSSMAEELLNVCKLPVARPNLYLVDTCGTGGDGANTFNISTAVAFVAASCGVKIAKHGNKSASGKVGSADVLLNLGLDLNCSLEKVITAVSEIGITFLFAPVWHKSLIKLAPLRKTLGIRTVFNQLGPLVNPLRPNAQVLGVASEDLLEPMGRALLKMGMNRAIVVYGSGGLDEASLQGENKLVLVENGELRFSKINISNFNHENIANEKLVVSDQESNEEILKSVLNGSGQISHINVVALNSALVLWAAGIEDDLNEGFNKALFSINQGDPWKKFLLLKNYLQTN; this comes from the coding sequence ATGTCCTCTAATCTTTCAAACTCTCAAATCCTAAATAATTTATTGGAGGGAAGGAACCTTGATGAATTAACTTCTAGATCCTTAATGCAAAGATGGCTTAATGATGAAATTTCAGATGTAGAAACAGGAGCTTTTTTGAGTGCTTTGAGAGCTAAGAGCTCTACGGGTGTAGAACTAAGTTCTATGGCTGAGGAACTCTTAAATGTTTGCAAATTGCCAGTAGCAAGACCAAATTTGTATTTAGTAGATACCTGTGGAACTGGAGGGGATGGAGCAAATACATTTAATATTTCAACTGCAGTAGCATTTGTAGCTGCATCTTGTGGAGTAAAAATTGCAAAACACGGAAATAAAAGTGCTAGTGGCAAAGTTGGCTCTGCCGATGTTTTGTTGAATCTTGGTTTGGATTTAAATTGTTCATTAGAAAAAGTAATCACAGCTGTAAGTGAAATTGGAATAACTTTTTTGTTTGCACCTGTTTGGCATAAATCGTTAATAAAACTAGCTCCTTTAAGAAAGACTCTTGGAATAAGGACAGTATTTAATCAACTTGGACCATTGGTAAACCCTTTAAGACCCAATGCGCAAGTTTTGGGTGTTGCTTCTGAGGATCTTTTAGAACCTATGGGGAGAGCGCTTTTAAAAATGGGGATGAATAGAGCAATAGTCGTATATGGTTCTGGCGGCCTTGATGAAGCTTCTCTTCAAGGAGAAAATAAATTAGTTCTTGTTGAGAATGGAGAATTACGATTTTCAAAAATAAATATTTCAAATTTTAATCATGAAAATATTGCTAACGAAAAGCTTGTGGTTTCTGATCAAGAATCTAACGAAGAAATATTAAAGAGTGTCTTAAATGGTTCCGGACAAATATCTCATATTAATGTAGTTGCCTTGAATTCTGCTTTAGTGCTTTGGGCAGCAGGAATTGAGGATGATTTGAATGAAGGATTTAATAAAGCTTTATTTTCTATAAATCAAGGAGATCCTTGGAAAAAGTTTTTACTTTTAAAAAATTATTTACAAACAAATTAA
- the carA gene encoding glutamine-hydrolyzing carbamoyl-phosphate synthase small subunit gives MINPYKKNAKLVLSNGIVFPGFFFGASGTAVGEIVFNTGMTGYQEVITDPSYYGQILTFTYPEIGNTGINFEDSESNINIKGIIVRNFSSNNSNWRSKKNFNQWLVEKNIIGLYGIDTRALVKILRSTGAMNGVITSLDKTDESCLKIIQDTPKMEGLNLSKVVSTKQQYLWNSHTQTVFDLRKRYDESSKKLKIVAIDFGIKNSILNRLVSHGCEVLVLPSRSSLNDVLSNKPDGIFFSNGPGDPSTVSEGIDLAKSLIEYGEIPMFGICLGHQIFGLALGGSTYKLSFGHRGLNHPCGQNNKIEITSQNHGFAIDPNSLPKNLVRITHYNLNDNTVAGLEVNNKPIFSVQYHPEAGPGPHDSDYLFKKFVSLMLERC, from the coding sequence ATGATTAATCCATATAAGAAAAACGCGAAATTAGTTTTAAGTAATGGTATTGTATTTCCGGGATTCTTTTTTGGTGCTTCTGGTACTGCAGTTGGTGAAATAGTTTTTAATACGGGAATGACCGGATATCAGGAAGTTATTACTGATCCTAGTTATTATGGACAAATTTTAACGTTTACTTATCCAGAGATTGGAAATACTGGTATTAATTTTGAAGATTCAGAATCCAATATTAATATCAAAGGTATAATTGTTAGAAATTTTTCATCTAATAACAGCAATTGGAGATCTAAAAAGAATTTTAATCAATGGTTAGTGGAGAAAAATATCATTGGTCTATACGGAATTGATACAAGGGCTCTTGTTAAGATTTTAAGATCTACTGGCGCAATGAATGGAGTTATTACCTCTCTAGATAAAACTGATGAAAGTTGTTTAAAGATAATTCAGGATACACCAAAGATGGAGGGATTAAATTTATCAAAAGTTGTTTCAACAAAGCAACAATATTTATGGAATAGTCATACACAAACAGTTTTTGATTTAAGAAAAAGATATGATGAATCTTCTAAAAAGTTAAAAATAGTGGCAATTGATTTTGGAATTAAAAATTCAATTTTAAATAGACTCGTATCCCATGGTTGTGAAGTTTTGGTTTTACCTTCTCGATCTTCTCTAAATGATGTCCTGTCTAACAAGCCGGATGGTATATTTTTCTCAAATGGTCCAGGCGATCCTTCTACTGTTTCTGAAGGTATAGACCTAGCAAAATCACTCATAGAATATGGTGAAATTCCTATGTTTGGTATATGCCTTGGCCACCAAATATTTGGATTAGCACTAGGTGGCTCAACTTATAAATTATCTTTTGGCCATCGTGGTTTAAATCACCCTTGTGGTCAAAATAACAAGATAGAGATAACTAGTCAGAACCACGGTTTTGCTATTGATCCTAATTCTCTACCAAAGAATTTAGTTAGAATAACCCATTACAACCTTAACGATAATACTGTGGCTGGCCTAGAAGTTAATAATAAGCCAATATTTAGTGTGCAATATCATCCAGAAGCAGGACCTGGCCCACATGATTCAGATTATTTATTTAAAAAATTTGTTTCTCTAATGTTAGAAAGATGTTGA
- a CDS encoding STAS domain-containing protein has translation MEDFQKLTVSLRGNLEVKTNIIVFSFKGQLDAFSEKQFKTFVTNNLKNELPFVIDLTKIDFLDSSGLGALVQTAKDCKKSKHGFSVVGNSRVAQTIKLVRLGDFLNLKSSLEDALNYLKN, from the coding sequence ATAGAAGATTTCCAGAAGTTAACGGTTTCTTTAAGAGGAAACCTTGAGGTAAAAACAAACATTATTGTTTTTTCCTTTAAAGGCCAACTTGATGCTTTCTCAGAAAAACAATTCAAGACTTTTGTTACTAATAATTTAAAAAATGAGCTTCCATTCGTTATTGATCTTACAAAAATAGATTTTTTAGATTCTTCGGGTCTTGGAGCACTTGTTCAGACTGCAAAAGATTGCAAAAAATCTAAGCATGGGTTCTCAGTCGTTGGCAATTCGAGAGTGGCCCAAACGATTAAACTTGTTCGTCTAGGGGATTTTCTTAATTTGAAGTCAAGCCTTGAAGATGCATTAAATTATTTGAAAAATTGA
- a CDS encoding ribonuclease III domain-containing protein, protein MNYWIQNLVPYGSPDDIGVIQLAWLGDSVWELHQRLKHVHFPLKSKDLHLSVVNEVKAKSQSKSLSQIEHLLNSNEVDLIRRARNKTKRYPKSSDPTIYSRATGFETLIGWLFLKDPQRLSKLFEYLELKID, encoded by the coding sequence TTGAATTATTGGATTCAAAACTTGGTTCCATATGGATCTCCCGATGATATAGGTGTTATTCAACTTGCTTGGCTTGGAGATTCTGTATGGGAGCTTCACCAAAGACTAAAGCATGTTCATTTTCCTTTAAAGTCTAAAGATCTCCATTTATCAGTAGTAAACGAAGTCAAAGCAAAATCTCAGTCAAAATCATTAAGTCAAATTGAACATTTATTAAATTCAAATGAAGTGGATCTAATTAGGCGTGCTAGAAATAAAACAAAGAGATATCCAAAGTCTTCAGACCCTACCATATACTCTAGAGCAACTGGTTTTGAAACTCTTATTGGCTGGCTATTTTTAAAAGATCCTCAAAGGCTATCAAAACTTTTTGAATATTTAGAATTAAAAATAGATTGA
- the rlmB gene encoding 23S rRNA (guanosine(2251)-2'-O)-methyltransferase RlmB: protein MKNSSKKKFPGKNNKEYKKNSDFGYYPKNKNRSEKIDRLSNNSDKYKNVENLNKNEKDSTFSSLKRKKPTFKSNIGLHNKNPDINQEFNNKKNFDDWIWGKHSVYEALSSERAINRIWCTSEIFSSDKFYILLKDLKSKGVLIEEVSWNRLSQLTYGASHQGIALQLACSRTISLEQLIDFSRHNCANPIILALDGITDPHNVGAIIRSAEAFDCKGIIIPQRRSAGLTGTVAKVAAGALEHVQVSRVVNLNRALEELKKNGFIVVGLSGDGQLSISNFLEKAPLVVIVGSEEKGISLLTQKKCDFLLSIPLRGKTSSLNASVAAAISLFHLTSI, encoded by the coding sequence ATGAAAAACTCCTCTAAAAAAAAATTCCCAGGAAAAAATAATAAAGAATACAAAAAAAACTCAGATTTTGGTTATTACCCAAAAAATAAAAATCGTTCTGAAAAAATTGATAGATTATCGAACAATTCTGATAAATATAAGAATGTTGAAAATTTAAATAAAAATGAAAAGGATAGTACTTTTTCATCTTTAAAAAGAAAAAAGCCAACATTTAAATCTAATATAGGTCTTCATAATAAAAATCCTGATATTAATCAAGAGTTTAATAACAAGAAAAATTTTGATGATTGGATATGGGGCAAACATTCGGTTTATGAGGCTCTTAGTAGTGAAAGAGCAATTAATAGGATTTGGTGTACATCGGAAATCTTTTCTTCAGATAAATTCTATATTTTGCTTAAGGATCTTAAATCAAAAGGAGTGCTTATTGAAGAAGTTTCTTGGAACAGGCTTTCGCAATTAACTTATGGTGCTTCACATCAAGGCATCGCATTACAGTTGGCATGTTCTAGAACAATATCCCTAGAACAATTAATCGATTTTTCTAGACACAACTGCGCAAATCCCATAATACTTGCATTGGATGGTATTACTGATCCGCATAATGTTGGTGCGATCATTAGATCAGCGGAAGCATTTGATTGCAAGGGCATCATCATTCCTCAGAGAAGATCCGCTGGATTGACAGGAACAGTAGCTAAAGTGGCTGCAGGAGCCTTAGAACACGTGCAAGTAAGTAGAGTTGTAAACCTAAATAGAGCACTTGAGGAACTTAAGAAAAATGGTTTTATTGTTGTTGGCCTATCTGGAGATGGCCAATTATCTATCTCAAATTTTCTTGAAAAAGCCCCTTTGGTAGTTATAGTCGGTTCAGAAGAAAAAGGTATTTCTTTACTTACTCAAAAAAAATGCGATTTTCTATTAAGTATTCCCCTTAGAGGTAAGACTTCAAGTTTAAATGCATCTGTAGCGGCCGCTATATCACTATTTCACTTGACAAGTATATAA
- a CDS encoding DUF1816 domain-containing protein, producing MANWPKKLIRNFGNKLGLAWWAKIETEHPSGTYWFGPFITKRSLKENIPSFINDLSDEGSKNIKHSLVRCKKEEPLTV from the coding sequence ATGGCTAATTGGCCAAAAAAATTGATTAGAAACTTTGGAAACAAACTCGGGTTAGCCTGGTGGGCTAAAATTGAGACGGAACATCCTAGTGGTACTTACTGGTTCGGTCCATTTATTACTAAACGTAGTTTAAAAGAAAATATCCCTTCTTTTATTAATGATCTTTCTGATGAAGGGTCTAAAAACATTAAACATAGTTTAGTTCGCTGCAAAAAAGAAGAACCACTTACTGTTTGA
- the gatA gene encoding Asp-tRNA(Asn)/Glu-tRNA(Gln) amidotransferase subunit GatA encodes MNFNSLRKEITSNNASVKELVNDFFVKIDHKDSKINSYICTTKDNAIAQAEDIDKLIQNNEKLPPLAGMPIAIKDNICTKGVATTCASNMLKNFVAPYESTASSKLWSSGGICLGKTNLDEFAMGSSTETSVFGVTSNPWDINRVPGGSSGGSAASVAAGFCAAAIGSDTGGSIRQPASFCGVVGLKPTYGRVSRWGLVAFASSLDQIGPITNTVSDAAEILHSISGKDPFDSTCLDKPVPNYLTDLNKSIKGLKIGIIKECFEHPGLNPEVKESVLSGVDRFQALGAEIIEVECPRFNDGIATYYVIAPSEASANLARYDGVKYGYRSNEGSNLIDMTSKSRAEGFGDEVQRRILIGTYALSAGYSDAYYKKAQKVRTLIRKDFDNAFKKVDVLLTPTCPTTAFLKGDFVNDPLSMYLSDLLTVPANLAGLPAISIPCGFDTKGLPIGLQLIGNVLEEDRILNAANIFEIDAHVIKKRPLF; translated from the coding sequence ATGAACTTTAATTCTTTAAGAAAAGAAATTACTAGCAATAATGCTTCTGTTAAGGAATTAGTTAATGATTTTTTTGTAAAAATCGATCATAAGGACTCTAAGATTAATTCATATATTTGTACTACAAAAGATAATGCTATCGCGCAAGCAGAGGATATTGATAAATTAATTCAAAATAATGAAAAACTTCCTCCTCTCGCAGGGATGCCAATAGCAATAAAGGATAATATTTGCACCAAAGGAGTTGCAACAACTTGTGCGAGTAATATGCTCAAAAACTTTGTTGCACCTTATGAATCCACAGCTTCTAGTAAATTATGGTCTTCAGGGGGAATTTGTTTAGGAAAAACAAATTTAGACGAATTTGCAATGGGTAGTTCAACGGAAACTTCTGTATTTGGAGTTACTTCAAATCCTTGGGATATTAATAGAGTGCCAGGAGGTAGTTCAGGCGGTAGTGCTGCTTCAGTTGCCGCTGGATTTTGTGCAGCTGCTATAGGTTCTGATACAGGAGGATCAATAAGGCAACCAGCTTCTTTTTGTGGCGTCGTAGGTCTTAAACCTACTTATGGCAGAGTTAGCAGATGGGGACTTGTAGCATTTGCTAGCTCTCTTGATCAAATTGGTCCAATTACAAATACTGTTTCAGATGCAGCTGAAATTCTTCATTCAATATCTGGTAAAGACCCCTTTGACTCAACATGTCTTGATAAGCCAGTACCAAATTATTTGACTGACCTAAATAAATCTATAAAGGGCTTAAAAATTGGAATCATTAAAGAGTGTTTTGAACACCCAGGGCTTAATCCAGAAGTTAAGGAATCTGTTCTTTCTGGAGTTGATAGGTTCCAAGCTTTAGGTGCTGAAATTATCGAAGTTGAATGTCCTAGATTTAACGATGGAATTGCGACATATTATGTCATTGCACCATCTGAAGCCTCCGCAAATTTAGCTAGATATGATGGCGTTAAATATGGCTACAGATCGAATGAGGGTTCAAATCTTATAGATATGACTTCAAAAAGTAGAGCTGAAGGTTTTGGAGATGAGGTACAGAGAAGAATTTTGATAGGTACTTATGCTTTGTCAGCCGGATACAGTGATGCCTATTACAAGAAGGCACAAAAAGTAAGGACGCTTATAAGAAAAGATTTTGATAATGCGTTTAAGAAAGTAGATGTTTTATTAACTCCAACCTGCCCAACCACTGCTTTTTTGAAGGGAGATTTTGTCAATGATCCACTTTCAATGTATTTATCTGATCTATTAACTGTTCCCGCTAATTTGGCAGGCCTCCCAGCAATCAGTATTCCTTGTGGTTTTGATACTAAAGGATTACCTATAGGACTGCAATTAATAGGCAATGTACTAGAGGAAGATAGAATATTGAATGCCGCAAATATCTTTGAAATTGATGCTCATGTAATTAAGAAAAGACCTTTATTTTAA